In the Silene latifolia isolate original U9 population chromosome 1, ASM4854445v1, whole genome shotgun sequence genome, gcgtgataaccgacttagtctaattttcacatgataggataaaacgttggatgttgcattgcatgcatataatcgacaacatatcaagtatagacaacttccataatcattagtagaggccgcgatcgaggtgggcgggattaggtgttcgatcaaaagagcttcctaatacgtaccctcaccccttactccagatctatgtgaacatccgtgttcattgacatccacgagagtcattctagacatagaatgctaagggtaacgagttcttggtgttcatgtcactactttgtgtcttgacatggcacgaggtattcaaacgattttcaattttccacaataaattggtggcgactccacaaatgcacgagaaaagcttgcttcgcttttcgtccccgtgggcccacgtccacagtGCTTCTCGACTGTAGTAGTTGTGATAGAAGACAGATACAGATGAATTGTAGGAGTTGGAGTAATATCCTTAACACGCTCCTACAAGATGGACGATCTCAAGGAGAGACTAATCTTGAGAAGAAGATGATAAAATCGAGGCCTACTAAGTGGTTTAGTGAGAGCATCGGCTTGTTGATCATCCGTGGAAATATATTGGACTAGGATGTTGATGCGTActttttatatagacttttacggtctcttttggcacgtatttctttgtatttgagtgatattatgtcactttataccccgaatagtctactttggtctgtTTTGCATTATTTGCAGGTACGAACCGGAATGACTGGAAATCAGCCTATTTGCGATCCTCCAAGCTTGCTTAAGAGAGTTGGCGCGAAACTTTACCATCTTGAGGCGCGTGAAGGCATCCAAAGAAGTAGGAGAGCACACAAGAAGTCaagaacccctcgatcgagatgtcctgttctcgatcgagtgaattcaaaggtgaaggcctcgatcgagatgtcctgttctcgatcgagggagATACTTAagggaagctctcgatcgagcaactgtggagttcgatcgagaggcCACGCGCTGATGGGCTTTAATTCGACTGTGTTGTTATCTTATAACGCTTTATTTTCCttgctatttttcttataaagaGGCAAGGAATACGAGAGACCTAATTATCACATCCTAGACATAGGACGGAGACTATTGCTTTAGCTTTTGGATCGGAAGTACTTTTAATCGCCATTTCTCAATTTTCCTTCTGTTTAATTCGGTATTATCATAGCATAATTTCAATTCGGTTTCGTTTATTATGTTACTTATTGTTATTTGCTTTACTACTATTGTTCCTCATTTCGATCATGAATAGCTAATCgctttgctaggatttagggtagcCATGGCGTAGGAAGGACGAATTAATTAGAATACCGTAGTCTAGTTGTATGCATCTGCTGCTTTAATATCTCTTAAttgtttgagtcgacgcattCAATTAACTGTCTCGATATCCCCttctcctagatcgaaagattggaaaaggAGTAGTTCTGCAGCGTTTCATTAGGGTTTATGCTagctagggcgaaagctaaactaGTATTACCTAGGTCgaactaaggaccgaaaggtgacgtttatTACCCACAGCTCGGATTTAGGGCATCTATATTTTAGTCCGGACTTtagaagccatggtgaaccgacaatcctagtacctttctcccTTGTTCATCTCTATttcatttctctctcgtttctttTATTCTCTCCTTTACTCGTAGTTtttagaaaacaaacaaacaaacccccTATTTTGGTTACTTTCGACAGACCTAGTTGACTATaggattcccatctccctgtggattcgatacccgactgcctctgctatatttagttgagacccgttggttttatctttgacagggttgcgacagccgtgtcaaattttggcgccgttgccggggaggcggtGCAATTTTATAGTtcctttgtttgtcttttgtcttAGGGAATTTATTCtttgagacagttctcattctTGGCCCGAGTGTTTTTGTGCTTACAGGTTATAGTTCAGCCATTGAGGTATTTTGTGGAAGATGTGGCGAATGGGGACACAAACCCTTTTCATGCATGGCTACGTCCGAGAGCGTTCTGGCCTATCGGAAGTTTAGGCAAGGAGGCTCTTCCCTCGAGCTTTATGCTGACCATGTTTAGGTCGAGTACAACCTAAAGGCCGCCATTCACACGCAACATCTTGAGCAGGAATCTGGTGCGGATGCCTTCCGTAAACTGCTCGAAAAGTATGAGTCAATGTGCTTAGAGGAAGACCCGGTAAATGCAATAAGTTTGAGGAGTGGTCGCACTTATGACGGACCAGAACATACTCCAGAAAGTTCAAACGCCGAGGCAGGGATCACTGTTCAGCAAAATGACGAAGAATTGCTgaagggtggtcgatcgagtgaacttacctctcgatcgaccgaTGCTGAGGaagaaacccctcgatcgagagacggtgcttctcgatcgagtaagctgcacaataAAACCTCTCGTTCGAGAGAGGTTAGcaagaaaagctctcgatcgagcacttctgagCCTCGATCGAGAGATGATGAGCCTGCGGACACGTATTCCAATGCTGATCGTAGTGGGGTACCCTCCTGTGCTGCGAGGGTGTCAAGAACTGATAAAGgtaaaaagaaagaagaggacccaCTTCCTATGGTCAAGGTCCCTTACCCGAGTCGATTACGCGACACAAAGACGGAGAGACAATTCAGCAAATTCGCAGATATGGTAAGAAACATTCAGGTAACCATTCTTTTTGCTGAGTTAATTACCCAAATACCTCcttacgcaaaatttatgaaGGATATTATTACGCGTAAGAGGGAATTTGGAGAAACCGCTACTGTCGctttcatggaagagtctagtagtcTAATTTCGGGAAAGTCTCCCCCTAAAttgaaggacccgggtagtttctctatttccTGTATTATAGGAGATGTGGTGATAAATAGGGCGCTGTGTGACCTTGGagctagtgtcagtgtcatgctcTATTCTATCTTTTCTAAGCTTAAATTGGGTCACCTAAAAACGACCAATATCACCCTACAGATGGCCGACAGATCTGTCAGACGACCCTTAggtatcttagaggatgtgcctgtcaaggtaggcaaattctttatcccagtggactttattgttttagatatTGCTGAGGATACCCGTACCCagattattttgggtagaccgtTTTTGTGTACAGCTGGagctattattgatgtcaaacttGGGCGTTTGACTCTAAAGGTAGGGGATGATGTGATTACGTTTAGTCTGCCCGAGACCTTGTctagaccaatgatagaggatacttgttattctgttgatattattgatGAGTCTGCTTACGAGTTTTGGTCGGATTCCTTAGTTAAGGATCCGCAGAGTCTTTGATGTTTCTAGATGAGTGTGCGATTTTTCGGATGACGAGGACGATGTCGAGCGATTGCTTGGAATTACTACGGATGAGATAGAGATGTCGACGTTCAGCTGGAACAGGTAGAGAACTTGGCACACACTTTGTGCTCAGTCGAGATAAAGGTCCCCGAGCTTAAAGCTCTTCCCTCTCACCTTAAGTATGCCTTTCTTGATGATACTAAGCAGTTTTCAGTGATTGTGAGTGCTAAGCTCAACGACGGACGATTAATCGCTTTATTGATCGTTCTTAAGAAAATAGGAAGGCGATGGGATATTCGTTGGATGaccttaagggcatcagccctgatgtcTGCATGCATAGGATTGAGCTAGAGgatgatcacaaaccttgcaggcaGGGTCAGCGAAAGCTGAATCCGAAGATGGAGGAGGTTGTGACGGTTGAGGTTATAAAACTACTCGACGCAGGTATTGTTTATTCAGTTGGGAATTCTAAATGGGTAAGTCCCGTTcaggtggtacctaagaaaggtgGTACTACAGTTGTCCGAAATGAAAATAATGAGCTAGTACCTACTAGACTAGTGACCgggtggcggatgtgtatagattatcggcaattaaatgccgccaccaagaaagatcatttccccttcctttcattgatcagatgatAGAGAGATTGGCTTCCCATGAGTTTTTCTCGTTATCTGGATGGGTActcgggttctttcggatccgtattcatccagatgatcaggaaaagactacttttacttgtccgaAGGGTGTCTTTgcttatcgcagaatgccttttggtttgtgtaatgcccctgccacctttcagaGGTGTATGATGAGGATCTTTTCTGAGTATatcgagtctatcatggaagtctttatggacgactTCAGTGTCTATGGGAATGACTTTGAtaattgtttagctaaccttgataaagttttGCAGCGATGTATTGGGGTTAATCTAGTGttaaactgggagaagtgccattttatggtaaaTGAAGGCGTTGTCCTTGGGCACTTAGTCTCCAACAGGGGTATTGAGGTAGACAGAGCAAAGGTGCAAGTAATCGAGCAATTACCCCTTccagttaatgttaagggggtgagaagtttccttggtcacgctggcttttatcgtcggtttatcaaggacttctcaaagattaCTCGACCGCTTACACAGTTGCTTCTAAAAGATGCTCCTTTTGATTTCAATGATGAATGTCATTCTGCTTTTAACACTTTGAAGCAGGCTTTGGTCTCTGCACCCATTATCCAGCCTCCGGATTGGAAGCtgcctttcgagattatgtgcgatgccagtgattatgcactaggagcggtgctaggccaacggaaGGACAAAGCGCTGAGTGCGAtttattatgcgagccgaactctggatgaggctcaagtgaaataTGCTACCACGGAGAAGGAGCTCTTAGCTGTTGTTTATGCGTTAGATAAGTTTAGATCGTATTTGTTGGGTTCTAAAGTTATTATTTTTACGAGATCATGCAATAAAAACACCTTCTGAACAAGAAGGAAGCTAAGCCCAGAttgctgagatggatactccttttaCAGGAGTTTGACTtggagattaaggataagaagggAGCAGAAAACGTCGTAGCCGACCATCTGTCGCGTCTGATACAATAGAAGGGGGAGGATTCTcttcctattaatgattctttcgCTGACGACTCTTTATTTTCTGTTGATGTTTTTTCTGTGACCTATGTGAATTCTAAGGATGGTGCTGAACCTTGGTTTGCGAGACTATGCTAACTTTGTCGTCGAGCAATCGCGCCGCGATTTATCTCATCGGCGCAAGAGGTTCTTACACGATGCACGGCAATatttctgggatgacccttatttatttaaggagtgtgcagacggactctacagacggtgtattccgcagtgggagaccaaagctaTCTTAGAAGGCTGCCATTTGGCTCCTTGTGGAGGACACCACGGTCCATCacgtaccgtggctaaggtattGCAGTTAGGTTTTTATTGGCCAACTCTTTTCGCTGACACTAAAACTTTTGTTGCTAGTTGTGATGCTTGTCAGAGAACGGGAaacatttccaagagacatgagatgcctcagaacggcatcctagaggttgagattttcgatgtatggggcattgattatcaagggcCATTCCCGTCTAGccaaggtaacaggtatattctggtagctgtagactatgtgtccaagtgggtggaggcaattgccactcccaaTTGTGATGCCCGGACCGTGATTAAGCTGTTTCGTAAGATTATTtttccccgttttggtgtccctagggtcgtcattagcgaTAGGGGTATGCATTTTAGAGAACAACAGGTTGACTCGCTTTGTCTTTCTTTGTCTAAATATGGTGTCAAACACCGTAGGGGTTTGGGGTATCACCCTCAGACTAGCGGACAGGTCGAagtctctaatagggaactaaaagagATATTGAGTAAAGTAgtgtctaaatcacggaaagactggagtgctAAACGAGAGGACACGttgtgggcttataggacggctttTAAGACACCAATCGGTGCTTCACCGTATCGTTTAGTGTATGGAAAGTCTTGTCATCTTCCTGTTGAGCTAGAACATAAAGCTTGGTGGGCTATCCGCCAGCTTAATTATGAtgctgacttgtgtggtgagaagcgtttattgcagctagatgcgCTGGAGGAGTTTCGGCTGAACGCTTATGATAGCTCCCAAATCTATAAGGAGAAGACTAAGCGTTGGCACGATAAGAGGATTGTACCCCGTGAgttccatgttgggcaaaaggtgttactgtttaatgcccggttgagactatttcctggtaagctgaagtccagatggagtggtccGTACACGGTGACTGGCGTCACTAAATTTGGATCAGTTGAGTTAGAGGACTCCGAGGGGAATCGCTTCAAAGTTAATGGTCATCTTGTGAAGCATTATTATGGGGCTGATGCTGTGATTGGACGCGTCGAAGTTCTCTTTTTCGACGCGATGGCAGAGAGTGATGTTTGACGCTtataggtcgtgcgggaccttatAAACCTACGCTTatcgggaggcaacccgattgtaaattgttgtttttgtttttcgaaCTTTTAACTTTCTTTATTTCTGTTTGGCGTGCGTTTGAACAATTTTAATAGTATTTTTGCGTTTTTGGTACAGCACAGGTACCGTACTGTTGCTTACTGATGCAacagccctcgatcgagtagccttcctgctcgatcgagtggtctttcaccttcaaagctctcgatcgagatcctacttactcgatcgaatttCTGCTCCGTtaaaatcctcgatcgagtcttacctgtctcgatcgagtaccgtgttCTTCTCGATCGACCTACTCCTTTgtcgatcgagagccctactaACCTCTCTAtctggttcggtttggggaggtccgtgGTCTGCACGCTTTTGTAAGTTTTCGACTCTCCCTCTCTTTCGTTTGCATCTCTTTTCCTTTACTTtgtacaatggggacattgtacagtttggtttggggagggtttaCATCCGTTTGCATTGCATGTTGTTTTTGTCGCATTTTTGTTACCACGTTTACTTACGTTtgcattgtattttatttcataaaaatcaaaaatctcaaaaaaattgaa is a window encoding:
- the LOC141638700 gene encoding uncharacterized protein LOC141638700 codes for the protein MVRNIQVTILFAELITQIPPYAKFMKDIITRKREFGETATVAFMEESSSLISGKSPPKLKDPGSFSISCIIGDVVINRALCDLGASVSVMLYSIFSKLKLGHLKTTNITLQMADRSVRRPLDIAEDTRTQIILGRPFLCTAGAIIDVKLGRLTLKVGDDVITFSLPETLSRPMIEDTCYSVDIIDESAYEFWSDSLVKDPQSL